In one window of Tenacibaculum mesophilum DNA:
- a CDS encoding M1 family metallopeptidase, translated as MYKKTFSLSVFMTSLAILIAGCSSSTAQKSTSLFSKNKTFTRQDSLRGSITPERSWWDLTYYHLNVTVNPDKKFIKGKNTVQYKVLKPYQVLQIDLQPPLKITKATQNNKELKVISEGNAHFIQLQSPQKKGTVNSVDVYYEGKPKEAIRAPWDGGFSWKKDSNGNHFVATSCQGLGASVWWPNKDHMYDEVDSMAISVRVPKNLMDVSNGRLRNIEKHNDDTTTYHWFVDNPINNYGVNVNIGDYVHFSEKYQGEGGALDMNYYVLRDNLKKAKKQFKDAPKMMKAFEHWFGKYPFYEDGFKLVEVPYLGMEHQSSVTYGNQYKNGYLGRDLSGTGWGLKFDFIIIHEAGHEWFANNITNVDIADMWIHESFTAYSENLFLDYYYGKKASAEYVIGTRSSIQNDIPIIGNYNVNDEGSGDMYYKGANMLHTIRQLVNNDEKWRQILRGLNADFYHKTVTTEEIEKYMIEKSGIDLSKIFDQYLRTVKIPELEYTIVNNTLKYRWNNVVKGFNMPIKVTIDGKDELLNPSDNWQTKTIKGDSIEVDKNFYVNSKPL; from the coding sequence ATGTATAAAAAAACGTTTTCTTTATCTGTTTTTATGACATCTTTAGCAATTTTAATTGCTGGATGTTCTTCTTCAACCGCTCAAAAAAGCACCTCGTTATTTTCAAAAAATAAAACGTTTACACGTCAAGATTCTTTACGTGGTTCTATTACGCCTGAAAGATCTTGGTGGGACTTAACATATTATCACCTTAACGTAACCGTTAATCCTGACAAAAAGTTTATTAAAGGAAAAAATACTGTACAATATAAAGTTTTAAAACCTTATCAAGTTTTACAAATAGATTTACAACCTCCTTTAAAAATTACCAAAGCGACTCAAAACAATAAAGAATTAAAAGTTATTTCTGAAGGAAATGCGCATTTTATTCAACTACAATCTCCTCAAAAGAAAGGAACTGTAAATTCTGTTGATGTATATTATGAAGGTAAACCTAAAGAAGCGATTAGAGCTCCTTGGGATGGTGGTTTTTCTTGGAAAAAAGACAGTAATGGAAATCACTTTGTTGCTACTTCTTGTCAAGGGTTAGGAGCTAGTGTTTGGTGGCCAAATAAAGATCATATGTATGATGAGGTAGATAGTATGGCAATTAGTGTTCGTGTACCTAAAAATTTAATGGATGTTTCTAATGGGCGTTTACGTAATATTGAAAAACACAATGACGATACAACTACTTATCATTGGTTTGTTGATAATCCTATCAACAACTACGGAGTTAATGTAAACATTGGAGATTATGTACATTTTTCTGAAAAATACCAAGGTGAAGGTGGAGCGTTAGATATGAATTATTATGTGTTACGTGACAATCTTAAAAAAGCCAAAAAGCAATTTAAAGACGCTCCCAAGATGATGAAAGCTTTTGAACACTGGTTTGGTAAATATCCTTTTTATGAAGATGGCTTTAAACTAGTAGAAGTTCCATATTTAGGAATGGAACATCAAAGTTCTGTTACCTATGGAAATCAATATAAAAACGGGTATTTAGGTAGAGATTTATCTGGAACTGGTTGGGGACTAAAATTCGACTTTATTATTATTCACGAAGCTGGTCATGAATGGTTTGCTAATAATATTACCAATGTAGATATTGCTGATATGTGGATTCACGAAAGCTTTACAGCTTACTCTGAAAACTTATTTTTAGATTATTACTATGGTAAAAAAGCTTCTGCTGAATATGTTATAGGAACACGAAGTTCTATTCAAAATGATATTCCTATAATTGGAAATTATAATGTTAATGATGAAGGTTCTGGAGACATGTATTATAAAGGGGCTAATATGCTTCATACAATTCGTCAACTAGTTAATAATGATGAAAAATGGCGTCAAATTTTACGTGGTTTGAATGCTGATTTTTATCATAAAACAGTAACTACTGAAGAAATCGAAAAGTACATGATTGAAAAATCAGGTATTGATTTAAGTAAAATATTCGATCAATATTTACGTACAGTGAAGATTCCAGAGCTGGAGTATACTATTGTAAACAACACCTTAAAATATCGTTGGAATAATGTTGTTAAAGGTTTTAATATGCCTATAAAAGTAACTATTGATGGAAAGGATGAATTACTAAATCCTTCTGATAATTGGCAAACAAAAACTATTAAAGGAGACTCAATTGAGGTTGACAAAAACTTTTATGTAAACTCAAAACCTCTATAA
- a CDS encoding SDR family oxidoreductase: MSKTVFITGASSGIGKSIAIYLHDRGFKVYGTSRNPQKVTTPFQMVALDVTDQESIKKAVEEVITAEGKIDVLINNAGKGITGPIEDTPTQEMKDNFNTNFFGVIDVVKEVLPHMRKQQSGTIINTTSIAGYMGLPFRGIYSASKGALELVTEALSMEVKSFGIKVVNVAPGDFATNIAAGRYHTPVFENSAYKEKYAENLALMDAHVDSGADPILMAEAIYKIIENKNPKIHYKVGGFMEKFSIVLKRILPDKIYEKLLMNHYKL; the protein is encoded by the coding sequence ATGTCAAAAACAGTTTTCATTACAGGAGCTTCTTCAGGAATAGGAAAATCAATAGCTATCTATTTACACGATAGAGGGTTTAAAGTTTATGGAACAAGTAGAAATCCACAAAAAGTAACTACTCCATTTCAAATGGTAGCATTAGATGTAACTGACCAAGAATCAATAAAGAAAGCTGTAGAAGAAGTAATCACTGCTGAAGGAAAGATTGATGTGTTGATAAACAATGCAGGAAAAGGAATTACTGGTCCAATTGAGGATACACCTACACAAGAAATGAAAGATAATTTTAATACAAATTTTTTTGGGGTAATTGATGTTGTTAAAGAAGTGTTGCCTCATATGAGAAAACAGCAATCGGGAACGATTATTAATACAACTTCAATCGCAGGATACATGGGGTTACCTTTTAGAGGAATTTATTCTGCAAGTAAAGGGGCGTTAGAGTTGGTTACAGAAGCGTTAAGTATGGAGGTGAAAAGTTTCGGTATTAAGGTTGTTAATGTAGCTCCAGGAGATTTTGCTACGAATATTGCTGCAGGAAGGTATCATACACCTGTTTTTGAAAACTCTGCTTACAAAGAAAAATATGCTGAAAACTTAGCATTGATGGATGCTCATGTTGATTCTGGTGCAGATCCAATACTAATGGCAGAGGCAATCTATAAAATCATTGAAAACAAGAACCCAAAAATTCACTATAAAGTTGGTGGATTTATGGAGAAATTTTCAATCGTATTGAAAAGAATTTTGCCTGATAAAATTTATGAAAAATTACTAATGAATCATTATAAATTGTAA